From Niallia sp. Man26:
TCAATTGGTTCACTCAATATCACCTTAGTCGCCCCTGCTATTTTGGCTAATTGTACATGCATCAGCCCAATAGGTCCGCCGCCAATAACTACTACAACGTCGCCCATTTTTACATTTGCTTTTCGTTGGCCGTTCATGCAGCATGCAAGCGGTTCTGCAATGACTGCCTGTTCAAAGGACAAATTATCTGGAATCTTCACCAGGTTGCCAGCTTCAAGAGCTGTACTTGGAATTTTCACATATTCTGCAAAACCGCCGTCAAATTCATAGCCAATCGCAGTACGATTTGCACAAACATTCTCCCTGCCATTTAAACAGTAGTAACACTTCCTGCACGGAATAACTGGCATTATTCCCACTCGGTCACCAACACTAAATTCCATTACCTTTGCACCGACTTCTGCAATGGTGCCGACAAGCTCATGACCAATCACCGACGGAGTTCGAACGCCCTTTGTTTTTTTGCCTTCATAAATACGAATATCTGTGCCACATACAGCACTTGCATTTACTCTTACAAGCACTTCGTTTTCACTAATTTCCGGCTTCGTTACTTCTTCCAGC
This genomic window contains:
- a CDS encoding zinc-dependent dehydrogenase, whose protein sequence is MKAAVFHGPNNMKLEEVTKPEISENEVLVRVNASAVCGTDIRIYEGKKTKGVRTPSVIGHELVGTIAEVGAKVMEFSVGDRVGIMPVIPCRKCYYCLNGRENVCANRTAIGYEFDGGFAEYVKIPSTALEAGNLVKIPDNLSFEQAVIAEPLACCMNGQRKANVKMGDVVVVIGGGPIGLMHVQLAKIAGATKVILSEPIDHRRAKAVLAGADYAVNPEEESLEDIVLSETDGLGADVVIMAIGIPFLVKTSANLLKKGGTLNLFAGFTNGVLAEIDPNIIHYNEITINGTSALTRADYHKSLSLIASRKINTAAIITTGYTLENIEQAILDVKNGNHMKTVITQ